A stretch of the Chelonoidis abingdonii isolate Lonesome George chromosome 11, CheloAbing_2.0, whole genome shotgun sequence genome encodes the following:
- the KCNJ9 gene encoding G protein-activated inward rectifier potassium channel 3 codes for MAKENSGFSTIPETPVSEAKPPLCSRPSKASARLHRESEREKTEKKKRRQRYVEKGGKCNVQHGNVRETYRYLTDIFTTLVDLKWRFSLLVFTLAYAITWLFFGLIWWFIAYCRGDLDHLEDHTWTPCVNNLNGFVSAFLFSIETETTIGYGHRVITDKCPEGIILLLLQAILGSMVNAFMVGCMFVKISQPNKRAETLVFSSHAVVSLRDDRLCLMFRVGDLRSSHIVEASIRAKLIKSKQTQEGEFIPLNQTDINLGFETGDDRLFLVSPLIISHEINEHSPFWEVSKEQLAKDEFEIVVILEGMVEATGMTCQARSSYLMDEVLWGHRFMSVLSLEDGFYEVDYNSFHQTFEVPTPSCSAKELAEATARMDAHLYWSIPSRLDEKVEEGTENEAGDKERNGSLANPESESKV; via the exons ATGGCAAAGGAGAACTCTGGCTTCTCCACCATCCCTGAGACTCCGGTGAGTGAGGCGAAGCCCCCGCTCTGCTCCCGCCCGTCCAAGGCCTCAGCGCGGCTCCACAGGGAGAGCGAGCGGGAGAAGACTGAGAAGAAGAAAAGGCGCCAGCGGTACGTGGAGAAAGGCGGCAAGTGCAACGTGCAGCATGGCAACGTGCGGGAGACCTACCGCTACCTCACGGACATCTTCACTACCCTGGTGGACCTCAAGTGGCGCTTCAGCCTGTTGGTCTTCACCCTGGCCTACGCCATCACCTGGCTCTTCTTCGGTCTCATCTGGTGGTTCATTGCCTATTGCCGTGGTGACCTGGACCACCTGGAGGACCACACCTGGACACCCTGTGTCAACAACCTCAATGGGTTCGTCTCAGCCTTCCTCTTCTCCATCGAGACAGAGACCACCATTGGCTATGGTCACCGGGTCATTACAGACAAGTGTCCTGAGGGCATcatcctcctgctgctgcaggccatcCTGGGCTCCATGGTCAACGCCTTCATGGTGGGCTGCATGTTCGTCAAGATCTCCCAGCCCAACAAGCGGGCTGAGACCCTCGTCTTCTCCTCCCACGCTGTGGTCTCACTGCGTGACGACCGCCTGTGCCTCATGTTCCGGGTCGGGGACCTGCGCAGCTCCCACATTGTGGAGGCCTCCATCCGGGCCAAGCTGATCAAGTCCAagcagacccaggagggggagtTTATCCCCCTCAACCAGACAGACATCAACTTGGGCTTCGAGACAGGCGATGACCGCCTCTTCCTGGTCTCGCCCCTCATCATCAGCCACGAGATCAATGAGCACAGCCCCTTCTGGGAGGTCTCCAAGGAGCAGCTGGCGAAGGACGAGTTTGAGATTGTCGTCATTTTGGAAGGGATGGTGGAGGCCACAG GGATGACCTGCCAGGCCCGGAGCTCCTACCTGATGGACGAGGTGCTGTGGGGACATCGCTTCATGTCAGTGCTGAGCTTGGAGGATGGCTTCTACGAGGTGGACTACAACAGCTTTCACCAGACCTTTGAGGTTCCCACGCCCAGCTGCAGCGCCAAGGAACTGGCCGAGGCCACGGCCCGCATGGACGCCCACCTCTACTGGTCCATCCCCAGCCGGCTGGACGAGAAGGTGGAGGAAGGGACAGAGAATGAAGCAGGGGATAAGGAGAGGAACGGTAGCCTGGCCAACCCGGAGAGTGAGTCCAAGGTGTAA